From Vibrio artabrorum, a single genomic window includes:
- the yigB gene encoding 5-amino-6-(5-phospho-D-ribitylamino)uracil phosphatase YigB, which produces MRIYRGLKVIKAMTFDLDDTLYDNWPVIMKVEKEMAQWLYRKHPVSASLSLDEWQAVKQRVALENPELKHDVTVWRETQIKSGLLQLGYSLQQAEQAARKGIEHALWLRNQVDVPQETHRVMTELSQRIPLVAITNGNVDPYKIGLGHYFQLILKAGPDGRAKPYPDMFDKAQQYLACDAENILHIGDHLRTDVYGAKQNGFQACWFNDTGSNVYQSAKVSVLPDIEIAQLSDLMRLI; this is translated from the coding sequence ATGCGAATTTATCGAGGGTTGAAAGTCATTAAAGCGATGACTTTTGACTTGGATGATACCCTGTACGACAACTGGCCTGTGATCATGAAGGTTGAGAAAGAGATGGCCCAGTGGCTGTATCGAAAGCACCCGGTGTCCGCTTCTTTGTCGCTGGATGAGTGGCAAGCTGTGAAGCAACGCGTCGCATTGGAAAACCCAGAGTTAAAGCATGATGTCACCGTGTGGCGTGAAACCCAAATTAAGAGTGGTTTGCTGCAATTGGGGTATTCTCTGCAGCAAGCAGAACAAGCGGCCCGCAAGGGAATAGAGCATGCATTGTGGCTGCGTAATCAAGTTGATGTGCCTCAAGAAACGCACCGGGTGATGACTGAGCTTAGTCAACGTATTCCTCTGGTTGCAATTACCAACGGCAATGTTGACCCATATAAAATTGGTTTAGGGCACTACTTTCAATTAATCCTTAAAGCCGGCCCAGATGGCAGAGCAAAACCCTACCCAGATATGTTTGATAAAGCTCAGCAATACCTAGCTTGTGACGCTGAGAATATTCTTCATATTGGCGATCACCTGAGAACGGATGTCTACGGAGCAAAGCAAAATGGCTTCCAAGCGTGCTGGTTTAATGACACGGGTTCTAATGTGTACCAATCTGCAAAGGTAAGCGTACTGCCCGATATTGAGATAGCTCAACTGAGTGACCTGATGCGATTAATTTAG
- the dapF gene encoding diaminopimelate epimerase gives MHFHFSKMHGLGNDFMVVDCITQNIFFSPDLIRRLADRHTGVGFDQLLVVEAPYDPETDFHYRIFNADGSEVEQCGNGARCFARFVRMKGLTNKYSIHVSTKKGKMVLKIEENDLITVNMGIPEFEPSKIPFKAKQPEKTYILRTDVHTLFCGAVSMGNPHVVTVVDDVDTADVDALGPLLESHERFPERVNAGFMQVINREEVRLRVYERGAGETQACGSGACGAVAVGITQGLLAENVKVRLPGGDLQISWQGPGKPLFMTGPATHVFDGQLSC, from the coding sequence ATGCACTTCCACTTTTCTAAAATGCATGGTTTGGGCAATGATTTCATGGTCGTGGACTGCATTACTCAAAATATTTTCTTTTCTCCAGATTTGATCCGTCGTTTGGCGGATCGTCACACTGGCGTGGGCTTTGATCAGCTACTTGTGGTTGAGGCTCCCTATGATCCAGAAACGGACTTCCATTACCGCATATTCAATGCCGATGGCAGTGAAGTAGAGCAGTGTGGGAATGGTGCTCGTTGTTTTGCACGATTCGTTCGCATGAAAGGCTTAACGAATAAGTACAGCATCCATGTCAGCACCAAAAAAGGTAAAATGGTGCTCAAGATTGAAGAGAATGATCTGATCACGGTGAACATGGGCATTCCTGAGTTCGAACCAAGCAAGATTCCATTTAAGGCGAAGCAGCCAGAGAAGACGTATATTCTAAGAACGGATGTACACACCTTGTTCTGTGGTGCGGTAAGCATGGGTAACCCACATGTGGTGACCGTGGTCGATGACGTCGACACGGCGGATGTAGATGCCTTAGGCCCACTACTTGAATCACACGAACGCTTCCCTGAGCGTGTTAATGCTGGCTTTATGCAGGTCATTAACCGTGAAGAAGTTCGCCTGCGTGTTTACGAGCGCGGTGCGGGTGAAACTCAGGCCTGTGGCAGCGGTGCATGTGGCGCAGTTGCCGTTGGCATTACTCAAGGCTTACTGGCTGAGAATGTGAAGGTTCGTTTACCTGGTGGTGATTTACAGATTAGTTGGCAAGGGCCAGGTAAACCTCTGTTTATGACAGGCCCTGCAACGCATGTGTTTGATGGTCAACTCTCTTGCTAA
- the cyaY gene encoding iron donor protein CyaY: MNETEFHQLVDIQMQNIEEAIDESEADIDYEVTGNVMTLEFENRSQIIINRQEPMREIWLASKSGGFHFKLIDDKWTCSKTGIELFEMVKEECVKHAGEEINWV; encoded by the coding sequence ATGAATGAGACTGAATTTCATCAGTTGGTCGATATACAGATGCAAAACATCGAAGAAGCTATCGATGAATCAGAGGCTGATATTGATTACGAAGTGACTGGCAATGTGATGACGCTGGAATTTGAAAACCGCAGCCAAATCATTATTAACCGCCAAGAGCCCATGCGTGAGATCTGGTTAGCGTCTAAATCTGGCGGCTTCCACTTCAAACTTATCGATGATAAATGGACATGCTCTAAGACAGGTATAGAACTGTTTGAGATGGTCAAAGAAGAATGCGTGAAGCATGCTGGTGAAGAGATTAACTGGGTATAA
- the lptM gene encoding LPS translocon maturation chaperone LptM, translated as MKKLITALFMVSVVGLSGCGQTGPLYNPDPVQQTEPSQ; from the coding sequence ATGAAAAAATTAATTACCGCTCTGTTTATGGTGTCCGTTGTCGGGCTTTCTGGTTGTGGTCAAACGGGTCCGTTGTACAATCCTGATCCTGTGCAGCAGACTGAACCATCACAATAA
- the xerC gene encoding tyrosine recombinase XerC, whose product MSLEPKIPLPNSLQTPLSRFYEYLRSEKGLSLHTQRNYKQQLETMAGHLVTLGVKDWGQVDAAWVRQLASKGMREGMKASSIATRLSSLRSFFDFLVLRGEMTANPAKGVSAPRKQRPLPKNLDVDEVGQLLDVNEDDPLSIRDRAMMEVMYGAGLRLAELVGINLKDVLARQGEIRVIGKGDKERKAPFSGLAKEWVDKWLKVRGELASPGETALFVSKLGTRISHRSVQKRMEEWGKKQAVASHISPHKLRHSFATHVLESSQNLRAVQELLGHENISTTQIYTHLDFQHLAQAYDQAHPRARKKSKD is encoded by the coding sequence ATGAGCCTAGAGCCCAAAATACCTCTTCCTAACAGTCTTCAAACGCCACTTTCTCGCTTCTATGAATATCTGAGAAGTGAGAAGGGACTCAGCCTACACACCCAACGTAATTACAAACAACAACTTGAAACCATGGCCGGTCATTTAGTTACGTTAGGGGTGAAAGACTGGGGACAAGTTGATGCGGCGTGGGTCAGACAACTTGCCAGTAAAGGCATGCGTGAGGGAATGAAGGCGAGCAGCATTGCAACGCGCTTATCTTCATTGCGCAGCTTCTTTGATTTCCTGGTGTTGCGTGGCGAAATGACCGCTAATCCAGCCAAAGGGGTCTCAGCACCTCGCAAACAACGCCCTTTGCCTAAAAACCTCGACGTGGACGAGGTGGGTCAACTGCTCGATGTGAATGAGGACGATCCACTGTCAATTCGTGATCGAGCGATGATGGAAGTGATGTATGGTGCGGGGTTACGATTAGCCGAGCTGGTCGGTATCAACTTGAAAGATGTGTTGGCTCGGCAGGGCGAAATCCGAGTGATTGGTAAGGGCGATAAAGAACGCAAAGCACCGTTTTCAGGATTAGCCAAAGAGTGGGTCGATAAATGGTTAAAAGTACGCGGTGAATTGGCTTCGCCGGGTGAGACCGCATTATTTGTCTCTAAACTCGGGACCCGTATTTCTCATCGCAGTGTTCAGAAGCGTATGGAAGAGTGGGGTAAGAAGCAGGCCGTTGCCAGTCATATTAGCCCACATAAACTGCGTCACTCCTTTGCTACACACGTGCTGGAGTCAAGCCAAAACCTTCGTGCTGTGCAAGAGTTGCTTGGCCATGAAAATATCTCGACCACCCAAATTTATACTCACTTAGACTTCCAACATTTAGCACAAGCTTACGATCAAGCTCACCCAAGAGCGCGTAAGAAGAGCAAAGATTAG
- a CDS encoding tRNA-uridine aminocarboxypropyltransferase has product MNHQQACSSCGFTHQCICHLIPSVESQIDLVLLTHQNELSRDTNTGKLLQQSLQQCQSIVWQRKTPPVELMALLDDGTRQPFLLFPSEQSIECQQAVMTQAKSRKPLFIILDGTWQEAKKMLNKSSWLQAIPHVHFDITRESSYTLRRNQDSGHLCTCEVGIELLQSLGESEPAKLINDYYQQYLKVFHADKCGHALKSIKQEREKAINRD; this is encoded by the coding sequence ATGAATCATCAACAAGCTTGCTCTAGTTGTGGCTTCACTCACCAATGTATTTGTCACCTGATACCTAGTGTTGAAAGCCAAATCGATCTTGTACTGCTGACTCATCAGAATGAATTATCACGCGATACCAATACCGGAAAGCTGCTTCAGCAATCCCTTCAGCAGTGCCAGTCCATTGTATGGCAGAGGAAAACACCACCAGTTGAGCTAATGGCGCTGCTTGACGATGGCACACGACAACCGTTTCTTTTGTTCCCAAGCGAACAAAGTATCGAGTGCCAGCAAGCTGTGATGACCCAAGCCAAGAGTCGTAAGCCGCTATTCATCATCTTGGACGGCACATGGCAAGAAGCGAAGAAGATGCTTAACAAAAGCTCATGGTTACAAGCCATTCCACACGTTCACTTCGATATTACCCGCGAATCTTCATACACCTTGCGCCGCAATCAAGACAGTGGCCACTTGTGTACCTGCGAAGTGGGCATTGAGTTACTCCAGTCTTTAGGTGAAAGCGAACCTGCCAAGCTAATAAATGACTACTACCAACAGTATCTAAAAGTATTCCACGCTGACAAATGTGGCCACGCTCTCAAATCGATCAAGCAGGAACGTGAGAAAGCAATAAACCGAGACTGA
- a CDS encoding DUF484 family protein, which yields MSYVEADTLTAEVVAEYLRDHPDFFQDRKDLVDRLAINNVEQGAVSLVEVQLKRQRHRIEELEEEITGLMSLAANNDRTFYEFMDLQAHVLKCSDFMQVIKAVEQKALELGLKAYIRILSQSGCYQLNAEGYSKFSLNHFNGKDAYLGRLRKADRYDLFGDYPVPELGSYVVLPLAKPSPLGLLAFSSEDGGHFQPHMDTLFLRHLALVVAHLADTLPWQINNEPRAQNTSS from the coding sequence TTGTCTTACGTTGAAGCCGATACACTTACCGCAGAAGTGGTCGCGGAATATTTACGTGATCACCCTGATTTTTTCCAAGACCGAAAAGATTTGGTCGATCGCCTTGCAATCAACAACGTTGAGCAGGGCGCTGTATCTTTGGTTGAGGTGCAGCTGAAACGCCAGCGTCATCGAATCGAAGAGCTAGAAGAAGAGATCACGGGTTTGATGTCGTTGGCAGCGAATAACGATAGAACCTTCTATGAGTTTATGGATCTGCAAGCTCACGTGCTGAAATGCAGTGACTTCATGCAGGTGATTAAAGCGGTTGAGCAAAAAGCGTTAGAGCTTGGGCTTAAAGCCTATATACGAATACTATCGCAATCAGGCTGTTATCAGCTGAATGCCGAAGGGTACTCGAAGTTTTCGCTTAACCATTTTAATGGCAAAGATGCTTACTTAGGGCGCTTGAGAAAAGCCGATAGATACGATTTGTTTGGTGATTACCCAGTTCCAGAGCTAGGCTCTTATGTAGTGTTACCGCTTGCTAAGCCGTCTCCATTGGGTTTACTCGCCTTTTCTAGTGAAGATGGCGGGCATTTTCAACCCCATATGGATACGCTCTTTTTACGTCATTTAGCGCTTGTTGTCGCGCATCTGGCGGACACCTTACCTTGGCAGATAAATAATGAGCCTAGAGCCCAAAATACCTCTTCCTAA
- the tnpC gene encoding IS66 family transposase (programmed frameshift), with translation MTRKKAPKYQDAPPKISDLNEAKVLIDELWEQLRHYEDKLTTSSKNSSKSPSSDSPKDRHERKKNESSGGRNSRGAKKGHTGHQRKLSPLKDTDIIIDCFPDSCPCCEQSDIDVHDGPYYRHQVFDIPKPTVDITEYRLFSGQCRHCKEAVKAQKPDDASQGIIGPNLLSYIGVLAGQYHLSVRKIQSLLKEQLGTTFSVGAISEAQTKVASMLTPLHQAIKQALKKAPLIHADETSHHRNDEQSLRWCWLVASDDLVYEQILYSRSTSSAKKVIDEDYAGIVVSDQCPSYNWIAADRHQLCWAHVKRNLQQMADYSGGGHTAYIGRHLCLLTNAIFHTRHRYEQDELNYALYLRRMRRLQKSFDHWLSKGTDVMVKRYRGRCKLLLKHRESLWVFLKKASIPLTNNEAERCIRGFVIQRKISFGTTSDAGDKFRSRIHTLIETCKKRGLSTMSVLSEIITAVVAKRPYPNIFDL, from the exons ATGACTAGAAAAAAAGCTCCTAAATACCAAGACGCACCACCTAAAATCTCTGATCTGAATGAGGCTAAGGTGCTTATTGATGAGCTGTGGGAACAGCTCCGGCACTATGAAGATAAGCTTACCACTAGCTCCAAAAACTCTTCAAAATCGCCCTCATCAGACAGTCCTAAAGATCGCCATGAGCGAAAAAAGA ATGAAAGCTCTGGTGGTCGCAATTCGAGAGGAGCTAAAAAAGGCCACACAGGGCATCAACGAAAACTTTCCCCGTTAAAAGACACGGATATCATTATTGATTGCTTCCCTGATAGTTGTCCTTGTTGCGAACAGTCTGACATTGATGTTCATGACGGCCCTTACTACCGACACCAAGTCTTTGATATTCCCAAGCCCACTGTCGATATCACCGAATACCGTTTATTTTCAGGTCAATGTCGGCACTGCAAAGAAGCCGTCAAGGCTCAAAAGCCTGACGATGCATCGCAAGGGATTATAGGGCCGAACTTATTAAGTTACATTGGGGTTCTTGCGGGGCAATATCACCTCAGTGTTCGAAAAATCCAATCTCTTCTCAAAGAACAGCTTGGCACAACCTTTTCAGTTGGCGCGATCAGCGAAGCTCAAACGAAAGTCGCTTCAATGCTAACGCCATTACATCAAGCGATAAAACAAGCATTAAAGAAAGCGCCTTTGATTCATGCTGACGAGACCTCTCATCACCGAAATGATGAACAAAGCCTTCGCTGGTGTTGGTTAGTGGCAAGTGATGACCTTGTCTATGAGCAAATACTTTATTCGCGCTCGACCTCATCAGCGAAAAAGGTCATTGATGAAGACTATGCAGGCATTGTGGTCAGCGACCAGTGCCCTAGCTATAACTGGATAGCCGCAGACCGTCATCAGTTATGTTGGGCACATGTGAAGCGTAACCTTCAGCAAATGGCGGATTATAGTGGCGGTGGCCACACCGCTTATATTGGCAGACATCTTTGTTTGCTGACGAACGCCATTTTCCATACTCGGCATCGTTATGAACAAGATGAGTTAAATTATGCGCTGTACTTACGAAGAATGCGTAGGTTGCAGAAATCGTTCGATCATTGGTTGAGCAAAGGGACTGATGTCATGGTCAAGCGATATCGGGGGCGATGCAAGTTACTGCTCAAACATAGAGAGAGCTTGTGGGTTTTCCTCAAGAAAGCGTCAATCCCCTTAACCAATAATGAAGCTGAGCGATGTATTAGAGGTTTTGTAATCCAAAGGAAAATCAGCTTCGGAACGACCTCGGATGCAGGCGATAAATTCCGCAGTAGGATACATACCCTCATCGAAACCTGCAAAAAACGTGGCTTGTCGACAATGTCAGTGTTGAGTGAGATCATCACGGCTGTTGTGGCGAAGAGACCGTACCCCAACATCTTTGATCTATAG
- the lysA gene encoding diaminopimelate decarboxylase — translation MDYFNYQEDGQLWAENVALSQLAEQYGTPLYVYSRATLERHWNAFDSSVGDHPHLVCYAVKANSNLGVLNTLARLGSGFDIVSGGELERVVAAGGDPAKVVFSGVGKTAAEMKRALELNIKCFNVESEPELERLNKVAGELGVKAPISLRINPDVDANTHPYISTGLRDNKFGIAFDRAPAVYAFAKTLDNLSIHGIDCHIGSQLTDIEPFIDATDRLLALIDQLRANGINIKHLDVGGGLGVVYRDELPPQPSDYAKALLARLANHSDLELIFEPGRAIAANAGVLLTQVEFLKPTEYKNFAIIDAAMNDLMRPALYQAWQDIVPVIPRQGEAVTYDLVGPICETGDFLGKDRDLVLEEGDLLAVRSAGAYGFAMSSNYNTRSRAAEVMVDGDKTHLVRQREELTSLWELENIIPE, via the coding sequence TTGGATTACTTCAACTATCAGGAAGATGGCCAACTTTGGGCTGAGAACGTCGCACTTTCACAATTAGCAGAGCAATATGGTACCCCGCTGTATGTATATTCTCGTGCCACATTAGAACGCCACTGGAATGCGTTTGATTCGTCAGTTGGTGATCATCCACACTTGGTGTGTTATGCCGTTAAAGCTAACTCGAACCTTGGCGTGTTGAATACACTTGCGCGTTTGGGATCGGGTTTTGACATTGTTTCTGGTGGTGAGTTAGAGCGTGTGGTTGCAGCCGGTGGTGATCCGGCTAAGGTCGTGTTCTCAGGTGTTGGCAAAACAGCCGCTGAAATGAAGCGTGCACTTGAGTTGAACATTAAGTGTTTCAACGTAGAGTCTGAGCCAGAGCTTGAGCGACTGAATAAAGTGGCTGGTGAGCTGGGTGTTAAAGCGCCGATATCACTGCGTATCAACCCAGACGTTGATGCCAACACTCATCCTTATATCTCTACGGGTCTGCGTGATAACAAGTTTGGTATTGCTTTTGACCGTGCGCCTGCCGTCTATGCATTTGCAAAAACACTCGATAACTTATCTATCCACGGTATTGATTGCCACATCGGTTCTCAGTTAACGGATATCGAACCTTTCATTGATGCTACCGATCGCCTACTTGCACTGATTGACCAGCTACGCGCCAACGGTATCAACATCAAACACCTTGATGTTGGCGGTGGCTTGGGTGTGGTTTATCGTGATGAACTACCACCACAGCCTTCTGACTACGCAAAAGCCTTATTGGCTCGCTTAGCCAATCATTCTGATCTAGAGCTGATTTTCGAGCCTGGCAGAGCGATTGCTGCCAACGCTGGTGTACTATTAACGCAAGTCGAGTTCCTCAAGCCAACAGAGTATAAAAACTTTGCCATTATTGATGCGGCAATGAATGACCTGATGCGCCCGGCACTTTACCAAGCTTGGCAAGATATTGTGCCAGTGATCCCTCGTCAGGGTGAAGCCGTGACGTACGACTTGGTTGGTCCTATCTGTGAGACAGGGGATTTCCTAGGCAAAGATCGTGACCTTGTGCTTGAAGAAGGCGATCTACTGGCTGTTCGTTCTGCGGGTGCTTATGGCTTCGCGATGTCATCCAACTACAACACTCGTTCGCGTGCGGCTGAAGTGATGGTGGATGGCGATAAAACTCACTTGGTTCGTCAGCGTGAAGAGTTGACGAGTCTGTGGGAACTTGAAAACATTATTCCGGAGTAA